One stretch of Candidatus Baltobacteraceae bacterium DNA includes these proteins:
- the rsmI gene encoding 16S rRNA (cytidine(1402)-2'-O)-methyltransferase: MSLILVPTPLGNLRDITLRALDVLREADAIVAEDTRVARRLLSALDISAPKLLHYDEHSARSTLEAIVERARTEKVAVVTDAGMPGVSDPGIELVRHARSSGISVEVLPGPSAFVVAAVLSGFDLGRFSFEGFVPRTQRSRRDAFSRALASSLTTVWYDAPHRIAATLEALAELAPRTPIFVARELTKLHEQHLRGTAAEVLAALEKPVRGEIVLVVGPVSIDATPAAPSDDEIDRAIDKALSAGHSVTDIAKDLAARGLGERRDLYARASRRKQAN, encoded by the coding sequence ATGAGCCTCATTCTCGTGCCGACCCCGCTTGGCAATTTGCGCGACATCACGCTACGCGCGCTCGACGTGCTGCGCGAAGCCGACGCGATCGTCGCCGAGGATACACGGGTCGCGCGACGGCTTTTGAGCGCACTCGACATTTCCGCTCCGAAACTCTTGCACTACGACGAACATTCGGCGCGCAGTACGCTCGAAGCGATCGTTGAACGGGCGCGAACTGAAAAGGTAGCAGTCGTAACCGATGCCGGGATGCCCGGCGTCTCGGATCCGGGAATCGAGCTGGTGCGCCATGCGCGTTCCAGCGGCATCAGCGTTGAAGTCCTGCCGGGACCGAGCGCATTCGTCGTAGCCGCGGTGCTTTCGGGATTCGATCTCGGACGGTTTTCATTCGAAGGTTTCGTACCGCGGACGCAACGCAGCCGTCGCGACGCGTTTTCACGCGCGCTCGCTTCGTCGCTTACGACGGTCTGGTACGACGCGCCGCATCGCATCGCGGCTACGCTCGAAGCGCTGGCCGAGCTCGCGCCGCGCACGCCGATCTTTGTTGCGCGCGAGCTGACGAAACTGCACGAGCAGCACTTGCGCGGCACGGCCGCCGAAGTGCTCGCGGCCCTCGAGAAGCCCGTCCGCGGTGAGATCGTCCTCGTGGTCGGTCCGGTGAGCATCGACGCGACGCCGGCTGCTCCGTCCGACGACGAAATCGATCGCGCGATCGACAAGGCGCTCTCAGCCGGCCACTCGGTCACGGACATCGCGAAGGATCTCGCGGCGAGGGGCCTCGGCGAGCGGCGCGACCTCTATGCGCGGGCCTCGCGACGAAAGCAAGCGAACTGA
- a CDS encoding MFS transporter — translation MTKLFPILAITFVDVLGFTLLIPLLPYYAEHYGATPFVVGAIVATVAVFGFLASPVWGRISDRAGRRVVLIAAQCISVLSYVLLGIGGSLAMIFIARAIEGIAGATMGVTGSYVADLTEPKDRPRAFGLVGATFGLGFLFGPVIGGLLVRYGYPVPFFCAAALQVVTIVLTVVILPESHQPPEHPPTLRDIFTSLAEPALRTLLLQVLFFALFFTMWVTVFALFSERVLGFGPSQTSLLYAAFAVIGVSVQLFLIGRLTDRFGPRNILLTGLTLGVIAMSYVGFVHDLPTFFITLVLWALANSFVRPTLSALVSDCAPADRRGTIMGVNDSLNSFAFILGPLVSTSILTINVHYVGILPVMCGLVAIAIGVTQRRHAIA, via the coding sequence GTGACCAAGCTCTTTCCGATCCTCGCCATCACGTTCGTCGACGTATTGGGATTCACGTTGTTGATCCCGCTGCTTCCGTATTACGCGGAGCATTACGGCGCGACGCCTTTTGTGGTCGGCGCCATCGTCGCGACGGTCGCGGTGTTCGGTTTTCTGGCCTCTCCGGTATGGGGACGAATCAGCGATCGCGCCGGCCGGCGCGTCGTCTTGATCGCTGCGCAGTGTATCTCCGTATTGTCGTACGTCCTGCTCGGAATCGGAGGCTCGCTGGCGATGATCTTCATCGCGCGCGCGATCGAGGGAATCGCGGGGGCGACGATGGGCGTCACGGGATCCTATGTTGCGGATCTCACTGAACCGAAGGACCGGCCACGCGCGTTCGGTCTCGTCGGCGCAACATTCGGTCTGGGATTCTTGTTCGGGCCGGTCATCGGTGGTCTGCTCGTACGCTACGGATATCCCGTTCCGTTCTTCTGTGCGGCCGCGCTGCAAGTCGTCACGATCGTGCTGACGGTCGTGATTTTGCCCGAGTCGCACCAACCTCCCGAACACCCGCCGACGCTGCGTGACATTTTCACGTCGCTAGCGGAGCCTGCGTTACGTACGTTGCTCTTACAGGTGCTCTTTTTCGCGCTGTTCTTTACAATGTGGGTAACCGTTTTCGCGCTGTTCTCGGAACGCGTACTCGGTTTCGGACCATCGCAAACGAGCCTGCTCTACGCCGCATTTGCCGTGATCGGCGTCAGCGTGCAACTCTTCCTGATCGGCCGGCTTACCGACCGGTTCGGTCCACGGAACATCTTGCTCACGGGGCTAACTCTCGGCGTGATCGCAATGTCGTACGTCGGGTTCGTCCACGATTTGCCGACGTTTTTTATTACACTCGTCTTATGGGCACTCGCGAATTCATTCGTCCGGCCGACGCTCAGTGCGCTCGTTTCCGATTGCGCACCGGCCGACCGGCGCGGAACGATCATGGGCGTGAACGACTCGCTGAACTCGTTCGCGTTTATCCTCGGACCGCTCGTCTCGACGAGCATCCTCACGATCAACGTGCATTACGTCGGCATCCTTCCGGTCATGTGCGGGCTGGTCGCAATTGCGATCGGCGTAACGCAACGGCGGCACGCAATCGCATGA
- a CDS encoding ABC transporter permease, whose amino-acid sequence MFADFGLVFSAEFIWRIRSRPFLIGTGIGVVMIAVFSVLPALMERGVSNSGKHIGVTGTSSVRSQAEDLLGADNFTIVDVDTAPAQVTRAFLHEHSDIAALVDVEKDQAGLRAVVYADDPGTFPAARITRNLAPLNIALGTGIPAQLVEKFRSIRIDVRGVGGRFDNATRAEATRGVTMFLVFVLYLITLLNSQMLMASVAEEKTSRIAELLVAAISPAALLGGKVLATGLAGILQLVIWSLTEIIVGTKAGAIENFQAFTSAITPELVIVFLIFFVIGFLEYSLLYAAAASLISRTEDLGSFTFPLVLPVIAAFFIAQFALEAPNSQTVVVTSFIPLLSPFVMFTRYMVATIPLWQVGIAVLLNIAALAVIVPFAGRLYRVGLLLYGRPPKLSQIWTVLRT is encoded by the coding sequence ATGTTCGCAGATTTCGGACTCGTCTTTTCCGCCGAATTCATCTGGCGCATTCGCTCGCGGCCGTTCCTGATCGGCACCGGGATCGGCGTGGTCATGATCGCGGTCTTTTCGGTTTTGCCGGCGCTCATGGAGCGTGGCGTCTCGAACTCAGGCAAACATATCGGCGTCACCGGGACGTCCTCCGTACGTTCGCAAGCCGAGGACCTCTTGGGCGCCGACAACTTCACGATCGTAGACGTCGACACCGCGCCGGCACAGGTGACGCGTGCGTTTCTTCACGAGCACAGCGACATCGCAGCGCTCGTTGATGTCGAGAAGGATCAAGCCGGCTTGCGTGCCGTCGTCTATGCGGACGATCCCGGAACGTTTCCGGCAGCGCGCATCACGCGCAATCTTGCGCCACTCAACATCGCGCTGGGAACCGGTATCCCGGCCCAACTCGTCGAGAAATTCAGATCGATCCGGATCGACGTGCGAGGAGTCGGCGGCCGATTCGACAATGCGACGCGGGCCGAAGCAACCCGCGGCGTAACGATGTTTCTCGTTTTCGTCCTCTATCTCATCACGCTGCTCAACAGTCAGATGCTGATGGCTTCCGTCGCGGAAGAGAAAACGAGCCGCATCGCAGAGCTGCTGGTCGCTGCAATCTCGCCCGCCGCACTGCTGGGCGGCAAGGTGCTCGCGACCGGTCTTGCGGGAATATTGCAACTCGTGATCTGGTCGCTAACGGAGATCATCGTCGGCACGAAAGCCGGCGCAATCGAAAACTTCCAAGCCTTTACCAGCGCGATTACACCCGAGCTGGTCATTGTTTTCCTGATCTTCTTCGTGATCGGCTTCTTGGAATATTCGCTGCTATACGCCGCCGCGGCGTCGCTCATCAGCCGCACCGAAGATCTGGGTTCGTTCACGTTTCCACTGGTGTTACCGGTGATCGCGGCGTTTTTCATCGCGCAGTTCGCACTCGAAGCTCCGAACTCGCAAACGGTCGTGGTGACGAGCTTTATCCCGCTGCTCTCACCGTTCGTGATGTTCACGCGTTATATGGTCGCGACGATTCCGCTCTGGCAAGTCGGGATAGCGGTGCTGCTCAACATCGCTGCGCTTGCCGTGATCGTGCCTTTTGCCGGAAGGCTGTACCGTGTAGGGTTGCTCCTGTATGGCCGCCCACCGAAACTTTCACAGATTTGGACCGTGTTGCGGACGTAG
- a CDS encoding ATP-binding cassette domain-containing protein, translating to MALEVDHVRRSFGSVPAVRDVNFSVTSGTTFGLLGPNGAGKTTTMRMILGILVPDGGSVRWRGAPIDRGSRRHFGYLPEERGLYGKLKVKEQIIYFARLHGLRASEAAEKADRWIADLGLAEYTQRPCGELSKGNQQKVQVACAAAHGPDLLILDEPFSGLDPVNAQTVYELLETLRKNGTTLVLSSHQMWQLETLCDSFCIIADGTARAAGTLASLRSTWPTRTIVIQPDDSRLRHVFEMMNDAEILPSADGELRARVPSGTDFAAVLRNLVAAAPVTRFEPLEPSLEEIYRRAVTETA from the coding sequence ATGGCTCTTGAGGTCGACCACGTCCGCCGTTCTTTCGGCTCCGTCCCGGCAGTAAGAGACGTTAACTTTTCGGTGACGTCCGGGACGACGTTCGGGCTGCTCGGACCCAACGGCGCCGGTAAAACGACGACGATGCGTATGATCCTCGGCATCCTCGTCCCCGACGGAGGCAGCGTGCGTTGGCGCGGAGCGCCGATCGATCGCGGCAGCCGGCGGCACTTCGGCTATCTGCCCGAAGAACGCGGACTGTACGGGAAGCTGAAGGTTAAGGAACAGATTATCTACTTTGCGCGGCTGCACGGTTTGCGCGCGTCCGAAGCGGCCGAAAAGGCCGATCGCTGGATCGCGGATCTGGGGCTAGCCGAGTACACCCAGCGACCCTGCGGCGAGCTCTCCAAGGGCAACCAGCAAAAAGTCCAAGTGGCGTGCGCTGCGGCGCACGGTCCCGACTTGCTCATCCTCGACGAACCGTTTTCCGGACTCGATCCCGTCAATGCGCAGACGGTCTACGAACTGCTTGAAACGTTGCGCAAGAACGGGACGACGCTCGTGCTCTCGAGTCATCAAATGTGGCAGCTCGAAACGCTGTGCGACAGCTTTTGCATCATCGCGGACGGAACTGCACGCGCCGCCGGTACGCTCGCGTCGTTGCGGTCCACTTGGCCGACACGCACGATCGTCATTCAACCTGATGACTCGCGCCTTCGTCACGTTTTCGAGATGATGAACGATGCGGAGATTTTGCCGTCTGCGGACGGCGAGCTGCGCGCCCGCGTACCGAGCGGTACAGATTTCGCCGCAGTGCTTCGCAATCTCGTTGCGGCCGCACCAGTGACGCGCTTCGAGCCGCTCGAGCCATCGCTCGAAGAAATCTACCGCCGCGCGGTTACGGAGACGGCGTAG
- a CDS encoding exopolyphosphatase yields MRLVTRADLDGLTCAILLSEVEQIDEVDFAHPKDVQDGKTTLTKNDILANLPFDERAGLWFDHHISQADASWNDFAGAYDVAPSAARVIANHYKSPKFARYENLLEATDRMDAAELTRDDIVSPKGWILVGYTLDPRTGLSDFRPYFRHVMELVKHKNADDVLKDSQVQERVVKLRAEEAAFLESLKENSKADGNVVVTDFRGKGELPHGNRFLIYTLFPEQNVSIRVADGFNKQFTSIQVGHSILNRTCKTNVGELLLEHGGGGHFGAGTCQPKSEEASDVLASIISVLKENG; encoded by the coding sequence ATGAGGCTAGTAACACGAGCCGATCTAGACGGCTTGACTTGTGCGATTTTGCTCTCCGAAGTCGAACAGATCGACGAGGTTGATTTCGCGCATCCCAAAGACGTACAAGACGGCAAAACTACGCTCACGAAAAACGACATCCTGGCGAACTTGCCGTTCGACGAACGTGCCGGATTGTGGTTCGATCACCACATCAGTCAAGCCGATGCATCATGGAATGATTTTGCGGGTGCATACGACGTGGCACCGAGTGCAGCGCGCGTGATCGCGAATCACTATAAGTCGCCGAAGTTTGCGCGCTACGAGAATTTGCTCGAAGCGACCGATCGCATGGACGCAGCCGAGCTGACGCGTGACGACATCGTTTCGCCCAAGGGCTGGATTCTCGTCGGTTACACGCTCGATCCGCGCACCGGTCTCTCCGATTTCCGTCCGTACTTCCGGCACGTGATGGAGCTGGTCAAGCACAAGAACGCAGACGACGTGCTCAAGGATTCTCAAGTCCAGGAACGCGTCGTAAAGCTGCGAGCCGAAGAAGCCGCTTTTCTCGAATCGCTCAAAGAGAACTCGAAAGCCGACGGCAACGTCGTGGTCACCGATTTTCGTGGTAAAGGCGAATTACCGCACGGAAATCGCTTTCTGATATACACGCTCTTTCCCGAACAGAACGTGTCGATACGTGTCGCCGACGGTTTCAACAAACAGTTCACGAGCATTCAAGTCGGGCACAGCATTTTGAATCGCACGTGCAAGACGAACGTCGGCGAGCTGTTGCTCGAGCACGGCGGCGGCGGTCATTTCGGCGCGGGGACATGCCAACCCAAATCCGAAGAGGCCAGCGATGTCCTCGCCTCAATCATCAGCGTCCTCAAAGAGAACGGCTAG
- a CDS encoding 3-hydroxybutyrate dehydrogenase: MSSPQSSASSKRTASSFITLDGRVSVVTGASRGIGAAASLELAKAGSAIALLDIDEKLASETARSVAEQTGVVTRAYALNVTDRPAITRVIAKVAEDFGAIDHLINNAGIQFISPIESFPDDKWDLVRGIDLDGVFNMTKAVWPHLKARGRGRIVNLASVQGIIATEYKPAYVASKHGVIGLTQATALEGAPIGTTANAVCPGAVLTDLVKSQAADLARSYGGITEEEALKRAFLVNMPTQRFIMPDEIAQLITYLCTDAAKSITGSAIAIDGGWTAH, encoded by the coding sequence ATGTCCTCGCCTCAATCATCAGCGTCCTCAAAGAGAACGGCTAGCAGCTTTATAACGCTCGATGGCCGCGTCAGCGTCGTAACAGGCGCGAGTCGTGGCATCGGTGCGGCCGCATCGCTCGAGCTGGCAAAAGCCGGCTCTGCGATTGCGTTGCTCGACATCGACGAGAAGCTCGCATCCGAGACCGCGCGCTCGGTTGCCGAGCAGACCGGCGTCGTCACCCGCGCGTACGCATTGAACGTCACCGATCGCCCGGCAATTACGCGTGTCATCGCAAAGGTCGCTGAAGATTTCGGTGCGATCGATCATCTGATCAACAACGCCGGCATTCAATTTATTAGTCCTATAGAATCGTTTCCGGACGACAAGTGGGACCTCGTACGCGGGATCGATTTGGACGGCGTGTTCAACATGACGAAGGCGGTCTGGCCGCATTTAAAGGCGCGCGGCCGCGGACGCATCGTCAACCTCGCGAGCGTGCAAGGCATCATCGCAACGGAATACAAGCCCGCGTACGTCGCATCGAAGCATGGTGTCATCGGGCTCACGCAAGCGACGGCGCTCGAAGGCGCACCGATCGGGACGACGGCGAATGCAGTTTGCCCCGGTGCGGTGCTTACCGATCTCGTGAAGAGTCAGGCGGCCGATCTCGCGCGCTCCTACGGCGGAATCACGGAAGAGGAAGCGCTCAAGCGTGCATTTCTCGTCAACATGCCGACGCAGCGTTTCATCATGCCCGACGAAATTGCGCAGCTCATTACGTACTTGTGCACGGACGCAGCAAAATCAATTACCGGCTCCGCTATCGCCATCGACGGCGGCTGGACGGCGCACTAG